The following coding sequences lie in one Mesorhizobium sp. DCY119 genomic window:
- a CDS encoding O-antigen ligase family protein: MSAITHELPRAAVNAKLIALISSGAVGLGVLLSGFVINEPAPYELYMAGLIAIWALFGLRLSRSVVPLLVLLVTFNIGGMISMSQMSDLMNTPLYLAVSLFLAFTAVFFAAVTEMQPGLYRVIFLAYVIAAVSTSLLGILGYFHAFPGADMFTKYERAAGAFQDPNVFGPFLALPGIYLLHRLLTGSPAKMFIYAVPLLIIVGGIFFSFSRGAWGLFGASAILLTGALFLQSSSGRFRLRIVVMSVAAFLFLALALLIALQIPSVAELFTARAQLAQDYDSARLGRFARYGIGFMLALEKPFGIGPLVFGQIYGEDTHDIWLKALMDYGWLGFVSWLTMICWTLAGGFRILFRDRPWQPYVLCAYVVLIGHIALGTFIDTDHWRHFYLLLGLIWGGIGLEYRHQHAIRADAQRTRSQPRISVDRQRHMQIDSNRSGV; this comes from the coding sequence TTGAGCGCGATCACCCATGAACTGCCGCGAGCCGCGGTCAACGCCAAGCTGATCGCGCTGATCTCGTCGGGCGCGGTCGGCCTTGGCGTGCTTCTGTCGGGCTTCGTCATCAACGAACCGGCCCCGTACGAACTCTATATGGCCGGACTGATCGCCATATGGGCGTTGTTCGGCCTCCGCCTGTCGCGCTCCGTCGTGCCGCTTCTGGTGCTGCTGGTCACCTTCAATATCGGCGGCATGATCTCCATGAGCCAGATGTCGGACCTGATGAACACGCCGCTCTATCTGGCCGTGTCGCTGTTCCTCGCGTTTACGGCCGTGTTCTTCGCTGCCGTCACGGAGATGCAGCCCGGTCTCTACCGGGTCATCTTCCTGGCCTATGTCATTGCGGCGGTGTCGACTTCGCTGCTTGGCATACTGGGTTATTTCCACGCCTTCCCCGGTGCGGACATGTTCACCAAATATGAGCGCGCCGCCGGCGCTTTCCAGGACCCGAACGTCTTCGGGCCTTTTCTTGCTTTGCCCGGCATCTACCTGCTTCACCGCCTGCTGACCGGCAGCCCTGCGAAAATGTTCATTTACGCAGTGCCGCTGCTCATCATCGTCGGCGGCATCTTCTTCTCGTTTTCGCGCGGCGCCTGGGGGCTTTTCGGCGCGTCCGCGATCCTGCTCACCGGCGCACTGTTCCTGCAAAGCTCGAGCGGCCGCTTCCGCCTGCGCATCGTCGTCATGAGCGTTGCGGCATTTCTGTTTCTGGCGCTGGCCCTGCTGATCGCGCTGCAGATACCGAGCGTTGCCGAACTGTTCACCGCACGCGCCCAACTCGCGCAGGACTACGACAGCGCCCGCCTCGGCCGTTTCGCCCGCTATGGCATCGGCTTCATGCTGGCACTTGAAAAGCCTTTCGGCATCGGCCCACTGGTCTTCGGCCAGATCTACGGCGAGGACACGCACGACATCTGGCTGAAAGCGCTGATGGATTACGGCTGGCTCGGCTTCGTCTCCTGGCTGACCATGATCTGCTGGACGCTAGCAGGTGGCTTCCGCATCCTGTTCCGTGACCGGCCATGGCAGCCTTACGTCCTATGCGCCTATGTCGTGCTGATCGGCCATATCGCACTCGGCACCTTCATCGACACCGATCACTGGCGGCATTTCTATCTCCTGCTCGGCCTGATCTGGGGCGGGATAGGGCTGGAATACCGGCACCAGCACGCCATTCGCGCAGATGCACAACGAACTCGGTCACAGCCGCGAATTTCGGTTGACCGACAAAGGCATATGCAGATAGACAGCAACCGGTCCGGAGTGTAG
- a CDS encoding site-specific integrase, with the protein MASNKALTALAIEKLKPDPNKRMEIPVGGVSGLYLVIQPSGKKSWALRYRFNDKPAKLTLGEVLFQRIGKAPDKLSLGVPMTLAEAFTMAANIRQAIEEGRDPSVEKKTERAKQKLSDDDLVRTLGAAYVERYAKPKNRSWAEVERQFKAEINPKWGDRRARDITKADVKTLLDGIVKRGSPVTANRVLATLRTFFGWLVAQDGDISVSPCDGVKRPVEEKERERVLSDGEIRLFWKAASGMEYPFGPMFRLLLVTGQRRAEVAKMTRKELDLDDKKLWTLPSDRTKNGELHRVPLSPLAVEIIETALPMSGGKAGYLFTMTGGETASTGYSRAKDRLDLAMARIMAEEAKQRGDDPEGVEPLPHWTLHDLRRTCASGMGELGTAPHVIEAALNHKSGLIKGVAKIYNRYTYDKEKREALENWAAFLTGLVSDKPSADVLPMALAETRSRAAERA; encoded by the coding sequence GTGGCAAGCAACAAGGCACTCACTGCTCTCGCTATTGAGAAGCTGAAACCGGACCCGAACAAGCGAATGGAAATTCCCGTTGGTGGCGTCTCGGGTCTGTATCTCGTGATCCAGCCGAGCGGCAAAAAGTCGTGGGCGCTCCGCTATCGGTTCAATGACAAGCCGGCAAAGCTGACACTGGGCGAAGTCCTCTTTCAGCGCATAGGCAAGGCTCCCGATAAGCTGTCTCTAGGCGTGCCAATGACCCTCGCGGAAGCCTTCACCATGGCCGCGAACATTCGGCAGGCCATTGAGGAAGGCCGCGACCCATCGGTTGAGAAGAAAACCGAACGGGCAAAGCAAAAGCTCTCCGACGACGATCTAGTGCGGACGCTAGGCGCGGCCTACGTCGAGCGCTACGCCAAGCCGAAAAACCGCTCATGGGCCGAAGTGGAGCGGCAATTCAAAGCCGAGATAAACCCGAAGTGGGGTGACCGCCGCGCCCGGGACATCACCAAGGCGGACGTAAAGACGCTGCTAGACGGGATCGTCAAACGCGGCTCCCCGGTTACGGCCAATCGTGTGCTTGCCACGCTGCGGACCTTTTTCGGATGGCTCGTCGCTCAAGACGGGGACATTTCCGTTTCGCCGTGCGACGGCGTTAAGCGCCCCGTGGAGGAAAAGGAACGCGAGCGTGTCCTGAGCGATGGGGAAATCCGCCTCTTTTGGAAAGCCGCAAGCGGCATGGAGTATCCCTTCGGGCCTATGTTCCGGCTCCTTTTGGTCACGGGACAGCGCCGGGCCGAAGTCGCAAAGATGACCCGGAAGGAACTGGACCTAGACGACAAGAAGCTTTGGACCCTGCCGAGCGACCGGACCAAGAACGGCGAACTGCACCGCGTACCGCTGTCCCCGCTCGCAGTTGAAATCATCGAAACCGCCTTGCCCATGAGCGGCGGCAAAGCCGGCTATCTTTTCACCATGACCGGAGGTGAGACCGCTTCGACGGGCTACAGTCGCGCCAAGGACCGGCTAGACCTAGCCATGGCCCGGATCATGGCAGAGGAAGCAAAGCAGCGTGGCGATGACCCGGAAGGCGTTGAGCCACTACCGCATTGGACCCTGCACGATCTGCGCCGCACGTGTGCGAGCGGCATGGGCGAACTAGGCACCGCACCGCACGTGATCGAAGCGGCCTTGAACCATAAGTCCGGTCTGATCAAAGGCGTGGCGAAGATTTACAACCGCTACACTTATGACAAGGAGAAGCGCGAGGCGCTGGAAAACTGGGCCGCGTTCCTGACCGGCCTTGTCAGCGACAAGCCTAGCGCGGACGTTCTGCCGATGGCGCTGGCTGAGACACGTAGCCGGGCCGCTGAACGCGCCTAG
- a CDS encoding undecaprenyl-phosphate glucose phosphotransferase — MNEIEPPHRFSINAVRKVDAGSSGQPVKLNKVALQVASQYRRDTMSPIMVSGVMRLVEFMLLFLPGFALFAFHVGLTTHLFWHYPVIIGAASLLMVILLEFNDLYQISALMRPLSSFGRILLMWSATFALLALAGFFLKISEGFSRLLFGSWFVIGFALIFGLRLILSRVIRQWARNGRMERRAVIVGGGKSAESLIRSVEQQPYNDIRICGIFDDRDDKRSPPIVAGYPKLGNVSELIEFARIARIDMLIVSLPITAEARVLQLLKKLWVLPVDIRLSAHSNQLQFRPRSYSFIGSVPMLDIFDKPINDWDSVAKRAFDIIFSLFGIIVFSPVMLATAIAIKLDSKGPVLFKQKRHGFNNEIVEVYKFRSMYTDMSDPSAKKSVTKNDPRVTRVGRIIRKTSIDELPQFFNSLFGSLSLIGPRPHAIAAQSHNLLYNEVVDGYFARHRVKPGVTGWAQINGWRGEMDTDEKIRMRTEYDLFYIENWSLWLDLKILCLTPVRLLNTENAY, encoded by the coding sequence ATGAACGAGATTGAACCTCCACACCGCTTTTCGATCAATGCGGTCCGGAAAGTTGACGCTGGCTCCTCAGGCCAGCCCGTCAAGCTCAACAAGGTTGCGCTACAGGTCGCCTCGCAATATCGCCGTGATACGATGTCGCCGATCATGGTCAGCGGCGTCATGCGCCTCGTTGAATTCATGCTTCTGTTCCTGCCGGGCTTCGCGCTCTTCGCGTTCCATGTCGGGCTGACCACGCATCTGTTCTGGCACTATCCGGTCATTATCGGCGCGGCTTCGCTGCTGATGGTGATCCTCCTCGAGTTCAACGATCTGTACCAGATCTCCGCGCTGATGCGTCCGCTCTCCAGTTTCGGGCGCATCCTGCTGATGTGGTCGGCCACCTTCGCGCTGCTGGCGCTTGCCGGCTTCTTTCTCAAGATTTCGGAAGGGTTCTCGCGACTCCTGTTCGGCTCCTGGTTCGTCATCGGTTTCGCGCTGATCTTCGGCTTGCGGCTGATCCTTTCGCGCGTGATCCGGCAATGGGCGCGCAACGGCCGGATGGAACGCCGCGCCGTCATCGTCGGCGGTGGCAAATCCGCAGAATCCCTCATTCGCTCGGTCGAGCAGCAGCCCTATAACGACATCCGCATCTGTGGCATTTTCGATGATCGTGACGACAAGCGCTCGCCGCCCATCGTCGCCGGTTATCCCAAGCTCGGCAATGTCAGCGAGCTGATCGAATTCGCGCGCATCGCCCGCATCGACATGCTGATCGTGTCGCTGCCGATCACCGCCGAAGCGCGCGTGTTGCAGCTTTTGAAGAAGCTCTGGGTGCTGCCGGTGGATATCCGGCTGTCGGCGCATTCCAACCAGCTGCAGTTCCGGCCGCGATCCTATTCGTTCATCGGCTCGGTGCCGATGCTCGACATATTCGACAAGCCCATCAACGATTGGGATTCGGTCGCCAAGCGCGCTTTCGACATCATCTTCAGCCTGTTCGGCATCATCGTCTTCTCGCCGGTGATGCTGGCAACCGCAATCGCCATCAAGCTCGACAGCAAGGGGCCGGTTCTGTTCAAGCAGAAGCGCCACGGCTTCAACAACGAGATCGTCGAGGTCTACAAGTTCCGCTCGATGTACACGGACATGTCGGACCCCTCCGCAAAGAAGAGCGTCACCAAGAACGATCCGCGCGTCACCCGCGTCGGGCGCATCATCCGCAAGACCTCGATCGACGAGTTGCCGCAATTCTTCAATTCGCTGTTCGGCAGCCTGTCGCTGATCGGCCCTCGCCCGCATGCCATCGCCGCCCAATCGCACAACCTTCTCTACAACGAAGTCGTCGACGGTTATTTCGCCCGCCATCGCGTGAAGCCCGGCGTCACTGGCTGGGCGCAGATCAACGGCTGGCGCGGCGAGATGGATACCGACGAGAAGATCAGGATGCGCACCGAATATGACCTGTTCTATATAGAGAACTGGTCGCTCTGGCTGGACCTGAAAATCCTTTGCCTGACGCCCGTGCGGCTGCTCAACACGGAAAACGCCTATTGA